A stretch of Oryza brachyantha chromosome 4, ObraRS2, whole genome shotgun sequence DNA encodes these proteins:
- the LOC102700329 gene encoding protein FLX-like 2, producing the protein MAYRGQLDGRQALGLMRDGSFPGSSLSGRQPLDHTATTLEILEKKLAAQTAEAEKLIRENQRLATSHVVLRQDIVDTEKEMQMIRAHLSDVQTETDMQMRNLAERMRLMEADIQAGDAVKTDLHHVHMEAKRLIAERQMLSVEIDKVTKEINKLSGDGKKLPELLAELDGLRKEHQGLRSAFEYEKNTNIKQVEQMRTMEINLMTMTKEADKLRADVANAEKRAQAAQSVAAQAGAAHVTASQPGAAQATAVPAATNPYANAFTSHASAYQQGATQPGVYQQGTTQAGVYQQGSAQAGAYAYPTAYDAAAAYQMHAAQANAYAGYPGYQVAGYTQAALQGYPGAYAAPQHPISSGVATDAASMYGVVSSAGYPTGAVQSSSGAAAANAGQAPATYPGAYDPTRAGQR; encoded by the exons ATGGCATACCGTGGACAACTGGATGGACGCCAAGCTTTAGGTTTGATGCGTGATGGCTCCTTCCCTGGATCCAGCCTTTCTGGCCGCCAACCTTTGGATCATACTGCCACCACTCTGGAAATCTTGGAAAAGAAGCTTGCTGCGCAGACTGCCGAGGCAGAAAAGCTTATTAGAGAGAATCAACGATTGGCAACAAGCCATGTGGTCTTGAGGCAGGATATTGTTGATACTGAGAAAGAGATGCAAATGATCCGTGCTCACCTAAGCGATGTTCAGACAGAGACTGATATGCAGATGAGAAATTTGGCTGAGAGAATGAGGTTGATGGAGGCAGATATACAAGCTGGTGATGCAGTGAAGACGGATCTTCATCACGTGCATATGGAGGCAAAGAGACTTATTGCTGAGAGGCAGATGCTTAGCGTTGAGATAGATAAAGTAACTAAAGAGATAAATAAACTCTCTGGTGACGGTAAGAAACTTCCTGAATTACTGGCTGAGCTAGATGGGCTCCGGAAAGAGCATCAGGGTCTAAG ATCTGCTTTTGaatatgagaaaaatacaaacatcaaGCAAGTTGAGCAGATGCGGACGATggaaataaatttaatgacTATGACCAAAGAGGCTGACAAGTTACGTGCTGACGTGGCAAATGCTGAAAAGCGAGCACAAG CAGCACAGTCAGTGGCAGCACAGGCGGGGGCAGCACATGTGACAGCTTCGCAACCTGGGGCAGCACAAGCTACAGCAGTGCCAGCTGCCACAAACCCATATGCCAATGCATTTACCAGCCATGCCTCTGCATATCAGCAAGGAGCCACCCAACCTGGGGTTTATCAGCAAGGGACAACCCAAGCTGGGGTGTATCAACAAGGATCTGCCCAAGCTGGGGCATATGCTTACCCAACTGCTTATGATGCTGCTGCCGCTTACCAGATGCATGCTGCGCAAGCGAATGCATATGCAGGCTATCCTGGCTATCAGGTTGCAGGTTACACACAGGCCGCCCTACAAGGTTATCCTGGTGCTTATGCTGCACCTCAGCACCCAATAAGCAGTGGGGTAGCTACAGATGCTGCGAGCATGTATGGTGTGGTCAGTAGTGCTGGATATCCTACTGGAGCTGTTCAGTCAAGCAGTGGAGCTGCAGCTGCCAATGCAGGACAAGCACCAGCAACTTATCCTGGCGCGTATGACCCAACCAGAGCAGGCCAGAGATGA
- the LOC102700982 gene encoding pachytene checkpoint protein 2 homolog, whose translation MEVSFSVPPPPDAASAVAASAAAPSLAPTVSAAAAAVSCSPQSPTAPPAADDRVLVSVEVLLHSTSTARAEDVCAAVERNGGFLEFWAMILNIDGKRMLEARSLSYVDGPVPIPNDDNFLLANVKRIQICDTDEWIENHKVLLFWQVKPVVHVFQLSEDGPGEEPGEDDTLSSFNEWALPAKEFDGLWESLLYEVGLKQRLLRYAASALLFTERAVDPCLVSWNRIVLLHGPPGTGKTSLCKALAQKLSIRFKSRYSMCQLIEVNAHSLFSKWFSESGKLVAKLFQKIQEMVEEESNLVFVLIDEVESLAAARQAAISGSEPSDSIRVVNALLTQMDKLKSWPNVIILTTSNITTAIDIAFVDRADIKAYVGPPTLQARYEILRSCLQELLRVGILTYTQGGNSVCILSYFSLKEKQHCSEFAEPHGSLHLSNLLHKAAEICEGLSGRSLRKLPFLAHASVANPSCCDASTFLHTLIQTAQRELSESRG comes from the exons ATGGAGGTCTCCTTCTCCGTGCCACCTCCTCCGGATGCCGCATCTGCTGTcgcggcctccgccgcggccccATCACTGGCGCCCACcgtgtcggcggcggcggccgccgtttCCTGCTCGCCGCAGTcaccgacggcgccgcccgcggcgGACGACAGGGTCCTCGTGTCAG TTGAGGTGCTTCTGCACTCCACAAGCACGGCTCGAGCCGAGGACGTctgcgcggcggtggagag AAATGGTGGGTTTCTGGAATTTTGGGCGATGATTTTGAACATTGATGGAAAGCG GATGTTAGAAGCTCGAAGCTTAAGCTATGTCGATGGCCCTGTCCCTATTCCTAACGATGATAATTTTCTTCTTGCAAATGTTAAAAGGATCCAAATCTGTGACACTG ATGAATGGATTGAGAATCACAAAGTTCTGTTGTTTTGGCAAGTGAAGCCTGTTGTTCATGTGTTCCAG TTGAGCGAAGATGGTCCAGGTGAGGAACCGGGTGAGGATGATACACTCTCTAGCTTCAATGAGTGGGCTTTGCCTGCCAAAGAATTTGATGGATTGTGGGAAAG CTTACTATATGAAGTTGGTCTCAAGCAGAGGTTGCTGAGATATGCTGCTAGTGCTTTGCTGTTTACGGAAAGAGCTGTAGACCCATGTCTTGTTTCATGGAACAG GATTGTGCTTTTGCATGGTCCACCTGGAACAGGAAAGACTTCCTTGTGTAAAGCACTCGCACAAAAACTTTCCATTCGCTTCAAGTCAAG GTATTCCATGTGTCAACTGATTGAAGTCAATGCCCATTCGCTGTTCAGCAAGTGGTTTTCTGAAAGTGGAAAACTG GTGGCCAAACTTTTCCAGAAGATTCAGGAGATGGTGGAAGAAGAAAGCAATCTGGTATTTGTATTGATAG ATGAAGTTGAAAGCCTTGCCGCTGCCAGACAGGCTGCCATATCTGGATCTGAACCTTCAGATTCCATAAGg GTTGTAAATGCGTTACTTACACAAATGGACAAACTCAAGTCTTGGCCAAATGTTATAATTTTGACGACATCAAATATCACCACAGCTATTG ATATTGCATTTGTTGACAGAGCAGACATCAAGGCATATGTTGGCCCCCCTACTCTTCAAGCACGATACGAAATCTTGAGGTCATGCTTACAGGAACTTTTGCGAGTTGGGATTCTTACATATACTCAG GGTGGCAATTCGGTTTGCATTCTGAGTTATTTTAGTCTGAAGGAGAAGCAGCACTGTTCTGAGTTCGCAGAACCTCACGGTTCGCTTCACCTCTCTAACCTACTGCATAAAGCTGCAGAAATATGTGAG GGATTAAGCGGCCGATCATTGAGGAAACTTCCTTTTCTGGCACATGCCTCTGTTGCTAACCCTTCATGCTGCGACGCTTCTACTTTCCTGCATACGTTGATACAGACTGCTCAAAGAGAGCTCTCCGAGTCTCGTGGCTAG